TCTTCTTCACAGGGATCACCGGCCTTGTCAAATCCCATTGCATAGCTTTCAGAGCCGTCCTCCGCCTCATAAGCCTGAAACCTTTTTTCAAGTCCCTCCGGGCCATTATCCTTCCAGACCTCCGCTACGCTTTGGGCGATCAGCACGCCCTGGTTTAAATCCGCCGCCTCCCTGCTCATGAAATCTGCTTTTACAAATGTTTTTATGCAGATTCCCGCGCAAAGGATAAAGAAAAAAACAACGGCAATCATCTCCATCATAAATACGCCTGAGGGGTGTTTTCTATGCATCATCCATCCCTCCGCTTCTTAGGGAAAGCCAGAGACTGCCTCCGCCTTCCGTTTTTATATGCAAAAGCCTGCCATCCATTTCCAGTGTAACGGGACTGCATTCCAGAATTTCATTTCCGTCTCCTACCCCCAGGCCGCTTTCTTCATCAGTAAATAATTCCCACAGCCTGCCATCCTGATAATAAATGAGAGTAACATAAACCGAATCCTGTATCTCCTGTTCCAGCTTAAGGACAGGGAGCCCATTCATCTCTGTCAGGGAAACCATGCCGGCTTCATCACCCTGCCTCACCTTATTGGCTATATAGCTTAAGGCCACATCCTTTTGGTA
The nucleotide sequence above comes from Lacrimispora sp. BS-2. Encoded proteins:
- a CDS encoding DUF4860 domain-containing protein, with product MSGKENQRGQMANALFTILLFLVFVLCALFSVLIGGKVYENINARAEDTYQKDVALSYIANKVRQGDEAGMVSLTEMNGLPVLKLEQEIQDSVYVTLIYYQDGRLWELFTDEESGLGVGDGNEILECSPVTLEMDGRLLHIKTEGGGSLWLSLRSGGMDDA